ATCTGGCAAGGAGGGAAGAAGGGTCGGTCCCTTCCAAGAGCTTAGCTCTCAGGCTGGGTGGCAGGCAGGTCTTTCTGGGATCTCGGCAGCCTTGCCACAGAGCTCCAGTGCCCTCAAGGTGGCTGGAAGGGGGGCAGCCCTGGGCCCTCACGAGTCCTGTGTGGCCGGCTTGGATTTGGCTGTTGAGTGGGGCTGGACAGTCGTTTTCCAGGAGCCGACTTTAGGTGATGGCAAACAGTGAGCCCTGCTGACTTCATCCCAGAAGGGGGCGTCTTACACTGGCCAAGAACAAGAAAcaacaaactcatttttttttaatataaaaagatcaatgaaaaatttatttataaatttttcatgCTGGGCTACAAGTCTATATCGTACACTCAGGATGTGCTGCAGACTCTGTCCAGTTGGAAGTGATCAAACCCGGGCCCATAGCAGCTCCAACATAAGCCTAGGAGTCTTAACATTAATTAACATAATTAAAAAGGCATTTGCATGTAGAAAAAATATACAGAACTCCTTTTGGAGTAATCTGTGCTTGTTTCAATGTCTGCTTATTTCACTGACATTATCAACATATTCTTCTCACACGTTCCTTAAAAAGCCGAAGAGGCCGCACGTGACCAGCCAGCACAAAGGGCCTCCACCCACCTGTGTCCTCAAGTGCTCCCCATTTTTGCACGCAGGGTCAGCAGCACTTCTACAAGGGGAAACCTCATTTAAATTTGAATAATTCAGCCTCCCTTTTATTTCCCAGGATCAAAACAAGGGGTATGGGGTTGCATAGAAAATCGGAACCACAGAAACCAGGAAGGCTCCTTTCGCGACTGCTAGCGACGCTCTAGCGCCTCTGCCGTCCCGTCCTCGGCGCAGCCCCTCCCCCACGGCAGATCCTCGGATCCCAAGTGGGTCCTCGAGCCGGGGAGGCCGAGGAAGGGCTCAGGGGCCCTTCCACTCAGCAACAGCACGAGAGATTCACAGTCTTATaggcattttataaaaatataaatatgggtACACTGTTGCCTTCACAACGCTGGATACAACGCCCTTTAAAATTGGGTTTAAAACCAAGATTCAAAACATACACCTAAAACTTGGCTTAAAATATGTTAATAGTTTATATTGTCATAAATGTTATGACATTTAATCGCGGCAAatccatttacttttttaaaaaagtgtgcaACCGACAGTTAACTATAATAGAACTCACGAGTAAGGGTAACGACGGCTCCTACCCCCACATCCCTGCCCCGCGAGCACCAGCGAGCTTCCAGGCCCCTTAGGAGACTTTGCAAAACCAGCCGGTTTGCGAGATGGTGGCCTTGGGCTTCCAAAACTCACTCGGgatgcagggagagggaggaggagagggagagaagaggaggcagGAGCGACAGGgggttggggcaggggagggaagagcaAAGGGGAAACCGTCGGGCTAGGCGGTATTTTCAGTGCAACCAAGAAATGGTAGACTcaagtttttagttttaagactagaaaaaaatgcatctttCCCCCATGACCACATTGACCACgcataatattttccaaacaaaaatcaGGCGCACAAACTTCAcccacaaatatacacacacttgATAAATAGTTTGGGGCACCAGGGACAGCGAACATCTCCTTTGTGGCGCGCGGTAACTGCTCTGCGGCCCTACGGGATGGCGGGTCCCGTGGGCGGCGATGGGCGCCCGAGTCCGCCGCGCCCCCGCCGCGCGCCTTTCAGCTTCGGGAGAAAGCCTTCTGAGCCGAGGATCCGGTATCTCGGGATTCCGAACTCACTGGTTGTGAGACTCAAATTTCAAAAGGGGCTGGCGCCTGCGCCCCGCCCCCACCCGCGAGGCGGCAGGCGGGGACCGTGGGAAGGCGCTTGGACCGGGCCGGGCAGCCAGGCACCACCGAGGGGAGGCGCTGGCCGGCGGGGCGGCGGGCCCCGGGGCCGCGGACGCGCACTCTGTCCTCGTCGTGGCTGCGGGCGCCAAGGGCTGGGCTGCCGGCGGGCCTGCGACCCTAGTGTACACCGAGGTAGATGGCTGGAAGGTACAGCAGAGATGACGCGGGCGCGGGCTGGAGGGGTTCAGGGTCCGGGCGGGCATCACCGGCCGCTGGCCGCATACTTGGCCTTAGTGATGAGATAAAGCACGATGTCCTGGTGGCCGCCAAAGGCGGCGATGTGCAGCGCGCTCCAGCCGTCGCGGTTGGCCAGGCGTATGTCGGCGCCGAACTTGACCAGCAGCTTCACCAGCTCCAGGTTGCCGTCGATGACCGACTGGTGCAACGCTGTCTGGCCTTCGGGACCGAACGAGTTCACGTTGAACTCGCAGTTGGTCATGTTCT
This portion of the Ictidomys tridecemlineatus isolate mIctTri1 chromosome 4, mIctTri1.hap1, whole genome shotgun sequence genome encodes:
- the Nrarp gene encoding notch-regulated ankyrin repeat-containing protein, producing MSQAELSTCSAPQTQRIFQEAVRKGNTQELQSLLQNMTNCEFNVNSFGPEGQTALHQSVIDGNLELVKLLVKFGADIRLANRDGWSALHIAAFGGHQDIVLYLITKAKYAASGR